In one window of Candidatus Sulfotelmatobacter sp. DNA:
- a CDS encoding FAD:protein FMN transferase — translation MKPWKALLPFLPVILGAAAPERSVTWPAHTMGTYVHVILVTSDSAASAPIAENALDVFFRVDSLMSNWTTTSEVARINRVAGSGPTRIDPQVAEVIGTSLDVWKQSDGAFDITVEPLMRVWGFLGGTPHVPDEAEARAAAAKVGAQHVRFDRGKRMIRFERPELKIDLGGIAKGYAVDVAAESLRARGVQNALVDLTGNMFAIGHAPGAPGWRIGIRDPRDRMPYFGRITLSGEGISTSGKYEQFVAANGTTYGHIMDPRSGRPAEGLISVTLVSKSAYTCDAWDTPLFVLGPRAAMQKARQRPEFAAILVQPGTPVDTVWVESSLRERFVLEPAAESLFVVRYF, via the coding sequence ATGAAGCCATGGAAGGCGCTGCTCCCGTTCCTCCCCGTGATCCTCGGGGCCGCCGCTCCCGAGCGTTCGGTGACCTGGCCCGCGCACACCATGGGCACGTACGTCCACGTCATTCTGGTGACGTCGGACTCGGCGGCCAGCGCGCCGATCGCCGAGAACGCGCTCGACGTCTTCTTTCGCGTCGATTCCCTCATGAGCAACTGGACCACCACCAGCGAAGTGGCGCGCATCAACCGGGTCGCGGGCTCCGGGCCCACCCGGATCGATCCTCAGGTCGCGGAGGTGATCGGCACCTCGCTCGATGTCTGGAAGCAGAGCGACGGGGCCTTCGACATCACCGTCGAGCCTCTGATGCGGGTGTGGGGCTTCCTGGGCGGGACGCCCCACGTCCCCGACGAGGCCGAGGCGCGAGCTGCCGCCGCCAAGGTCGGGGCGCAGCACGTCCGGTTCGATCGGGGAAAACGGATGATCCGGTTCGAGCGGCCCGAGCTGAAGATCGACCTCGGCGGCATCGCCAAGGGCTACGCGGTGGACGTGGCCGCCGAATCGCTACGCGCTCGCGGAGTCCAGAACGCTCTGGTGGATCTCACCGGCAACATGTTCGCGATCGGGCATGCGCCGGGCGCTCCGGGCTGGCGGATCGGGATCCGTGATCCGCGCGATCGCATGCCCTATTTCGGCCGCATCACGCTGTCCGGCGAAGGCATTTCGACCTCGGGGAAGTACGAGCAGTTCGTCGCGGCCAACGGCACCACCTACGGTCACATCATGGATCCGCGGAGCGGCCGGCCGGCCGAAGGGCTGATCTCGGTGACGCTGGTCTCGAAGAGCGCCTACACCTGCGACGCGTGGGACACCCCTCTCTTCGTGCTGGGCCCGCGAGCCGCGATGCAAAAGGCCCGACAGCGACCGGAATTCGCGGCCATTCTGGTTCAACCCGGGACACCGGTCGACACCGTGTGGGTCGAAAGCTCGCTGCGCGAACGATTCGTGCTCGAGCCGGCGGCGGAATCGCTGTTCGTCGTTCGCTACTTCTGA
- a CDS encoding aminotransferase class V-fold PLP-dependent enzyme, giving the protein MATTRATSGPSPSAGGVARNAALSIDRERFRELGHHLIDAIADRLAAIPAGRVTPGETPGAVRQALGVGGALPERGADPRALLDRATALLFDHSLFNGHPRFFGYITSSPAPIGMLGDLLSAAVNPNVGAWALAPAATEIEAETVRWVAELIGYPADCGGLMVSGGNMANFIGFFAARAAGADWSVREKGIAGGEGRKLRAYVSAETHTWIQKAADLSGIGTDAIRWIPCDAEQRMDMASLRSQIDEDRARGDRPFLVVGTAGSVSTGAVDPLPEIASLCREQKLWFHVDGAYGGFAARVPGVPSALRALSEADSVAVDPHKWLYAPLEAGCALVRDPEHLIRAFSYHPPYYHLEEKVVNFVDFGPQNSRGFRALKVWLALQQVGAAGHRELIAEDIELSRAMAERIERHPELERVTQALSIVTFRFVPGDLRARVGEADVEAYLNDLNRELLDRSQRAGEVFVSNAVIGDRYVLRACIVNFHTARADVEATPDILARMGRQLDAAKRPAGLRAARS; this is encoded by the coding sequence ATGGCAACGACTCGAGCGACCTCCGGTCCCTCCCCATCAGCAGGCGGCGTCGCGCGAAACGCCGCGCTCTCGATCGATCGCGAGCGGTTTCGCGAACTGGGCCACCACCTGATCGACGCGATCGCCGATCGCCTCGCCGCAATCCCCGCGGGCCGCGTAACGCCGGGAGAGACTCCGGGCGCGGTGCGCCAGGCGCTCGGAGTGGGTGGCGCGCTGCCGGAGCGTGGCGCCGACCCTCGCGCACTGCTCGATCGCGCCACGGCGCTGCTGTTCGATCACTCGCTGTTCAATGGCCATCCGCGCTTCTTCGGCTACATCACCTCGTCACCCGCGCCGATCGGGATGCTCGGCGACCTGCTGAGTGCGGCGGTCAATCCCAACGTCGGGGCCTGGGCGCTCGCGCCGGCCGCCACCGAGATCGAGGCCGAAACCGTGCGCTGGGTCGCCGAGTTGATCGGCTACCCGGCCGACTGCGGCGGCCTGATGGTGAGCGGAGGCAACATGGCCAACTTCATCGGCTTCTTCGCCGCGCGGGCGGCCGGCGCTGACTGGAGCGTGCGCGAGAAAGGAATCGCCGGGGGGGAAGGACGCAAACTGCGGGCCTACGTCTCGGCCGAAACCCATACCTGGATCCAGAAGGCGGCGGATCTCTCAGGCATCGGCACCGACGCGATCCGATGGATTCCCTGCGACGCCGAGCAGCGGATGGACATGGCGAGCCTGCGCAGCCAGATCGACGAAGACCGCGCGCGTGGCGATCGCCCGTTCCTGGTGGTGGGAACCGCGGGCTCGGTGAGCACCGGCGCGGTGGATCCGCTGCCAGAGATCGCGAGCCTCTGCCGCGAGCAGAAGTTGTGGTTCCACGTCGACGGCGCCTACGGCGGATTCGCCGCTCGCGTGCCGGGCGTCCCGAGTGCGCTGCGAGCCCTGTCCGAGGCGGACTCGGTGGCGGTCGACCCGCACAAGTGGCTCTACGCTCCGCTCGAAGCCGGCTGCGCGCTGGTGCGCGATCCCGAGCATCTGATCCGAGCCTTCTCCTACCACCCGCCCTATTACCACCTGGAGGAGAAGGTGGTGAACTTCGTGGACTTCGGCCCCCAGAATTCACGCGGCTTCAGGGCGCTCAAGGTCTGGTTGGCGCTCCAGCAGGTCGGAGCGGCTGGCCATCGCGAGTTGATCGCGGAGGACATCGAGCTCTCGCGGGCGATGGCCGAGAGAATCGAGCGCCACCCCGAGCTCGAGCGCGTGACTCAGGCGCTCAGCATCGTGACCTTCCGTTTCGTTCCCGGCGACTTGAGGGCGCGAGTCGGTGAGGCCGACGTCGAGGCGTACCTGAACGACCTGAATCGCGAGCTGCTCGACCGCAGCCAGCGGGCGGGGGAGGTGTTCGTTTCCAACGCCGTGATCGGTGATCGGTACGTGCTGCGCGCGTGCATCGTCAACTTCCATACCGCGCGCGCCGACGTCGAGGCGACCCCCGACATTCTCGCCCGGATGGGCCGGCAGCTCGATGCCGCGAAGCGGCCGGCAGGCCTGCGCGCCGCACGCTCCTGA
- a CDS encoding sigma-54 dependent transcriptional regulator translates to MRTVLIADDEPNILSSLRSALEREGYQVDTADSIAEARRRLREAFDFVLLDVRFRDGEGLDLLPEIRSGAPETVVVMMSGHATIDTAVRATRLGAWDFLEKPIALERLLVLMRNATAAATLAAENRRLQRSWPHAMVGRSPAIQRLLREIELAGPSGSRVLIHGEHGTGKELVARALHASSPRRDQPFVAVNCAAIPEALLESELFGHERGAFTGATEARRGRFEEAHLGTLFLDEIGELSPAAQTKLLRVLQENELSRVGGSRPVRVDVRVIAATNRDLGAAIREQRFREDLYFRLNVIPIEVPPLRERASDIPLLVEHFAAELARETGGRRRAFEPEALERLKRYPFPGNVRELRNLIERLLIMNPGAAVTAAAVTAVLPPAEATPREEGRLADALKAFERERIEAALRLDEGNVTRAAERLGLERSHLYKKMRALGLSLPRDPR, encoded by the coding sequence ATGCGAACGGTCCTGATCGCCGACGACGAACCCAACATCCTCAGCAGCCTCCGCAGCGCGCTCGAGCGCGAGGGCTACCAGGTCGACACCGCCGATTCGATCGCCGAGGCGCGGCGCCGCCTGCGCGAAGCCTTCGACTTCGTGCTCCTCGACGTCCGCTTCCGCGACGGCGAAGGGCTCGATCTCCTCCCCGAGATTCGTTCGGGCGCCCCGGAGACGGTGGTGGTGATGATGTCCGGGCACGCCACCATCGATACCGCGGTGCGGGCGACACGGCTCGGGGCCTGGGACTTCCTCGAGAAACCGATCGCGCTCGAGCGCCTGCTGGTGCTGATGCGGAACGCCACGGCCGCGGCCACACTGGCCGCCGAGAATCGGCGGCTCCAGCGCAGCTGGCCGCACGCGATGGTGGGGCGCTCTCCAGCCATCCAACGCCTGCTGCGCGAGATCGAGCTGGCCGGGCCGTCGGGCTCGCGCGTGCTGATCCACGGCGAGCACGGCACCGGAAAGGAGCTAGTGGCCCGGGCGCTCCACGCCTCGAGTCCGCGCCGCGACCAGCCCTTCGTGGCGGTCAATTGCGCGGCCATTCCCGAAGCCCTGCTCGAGTCCGAGCTGTTCGGTCACGAGCGCGGCGCCTTCACCGGCGCCACCGAAGCGCGTCGCGGGCGGTTCGAGGAGGCACACCTCGGAACCCTGTTCCTGGATGAGATCGGCGAACTGAGCCCTGCCGCCCAGACCAAGCTCTTGCGCGTGCTGCAGGAGAACGAGCTGTCGCGCGTGGGCGGGAGCCGGCCGGTACGCGTGGACGTCCGCGTCATCGCCGCCACCAATCGCGATCTCGGCGCCGCCATTCGCGAGCAGCGCTTCCGGGAGGATCTCTATTTCCGGCTCAACGTGATTCCCATCGAAGTGCCGCCGCTGCGCGAGCGCGCTTCCGACATCCCGCTGCTGGTCGAACACTTCGCGGCGGAGCTGGCTCGCGAGACCGGCGGGCGGCGGCGCGCGTTCGAGCCCGAAGCGCTCGAGCGGCTCAAACGCTACCCGTTTCCGGGCAACGTGCGGGAGCTGCGCAATCTGATCGAGCGCCTGCTGATCATGAATCCCGGCGCCGCCGTGACCGCGGCGGCGGTCACCGCCGTGCTGCCACCGGCGGAAGCCACTCCGCGCGAGGAAGGGAGGCTCGCCGACGCGCTCAAGGCCTTCGAGCGCGAGCGCATCGAAGCGGCGCTGCGGCTCGACGAGGGAAACGTGACCCGGGCCGCCGAACGGTTGGGGCTCGAGCGCAGCCACCTGTACAAGAAGATGAGGGCGCTCGGGCTCTCCCTGCCCCGCGACCCGCGCTGA
- a CDS encoding ATP-binding protein: protein MNSLRARWTLAFALAALVPLAIVMVLLASRIRATVRAEASARLEATLGVLRIRLRSDRDQIERKLELLGRDPTLKRLYLVPGGGDRDLLDFLATQRFLLGLDFLAVIDTAATSGPNEPALSIGARAPVLYLGRPVGQVRGGVTLNQAYLEGLRQTSGVELVLRDTTGRAIASTLGGRESVAPQSTERPARVRLTDGWFEARDQQLDLGEGARARITALLSTASADRTIGALQATCAVLGLLSVALAALLGAVWSWQLSRPVERLANFATRMARGESDPPLEPEPIRELETLVRALDRMRGDLAESRARLQASERQAAWSQMARAVAHEIKNPLTPIAVSVADLKRSYELHRPDFAEILNGAVRTIDDEVLHLKRLLNEFSALGSLPPPTPAACSARALCEDLGALYGHEIAAGRLAISAPADDPPWRADRGQIRQALVNLVKNGLEATEPSGHVRVAADADRGAIEWVVADDGPGLDESQKRRLFVPEFTTKPGGSGLGLTIVERIASDHGGAIRVESEPGRGTSFHLRLPLQRGA, encoded by the coding sequence GTGAACTCGCTGCGCGCGAGATGGACGCTGGCGTTCGCGCTGGCCGCGCTGGTGCCGCTCGCGATCGTGATGGTGCTGCTGGCGAGCCGGATTCGCGCCACGGTGCGGGCCGAAGCGAGCGCGCGGCTGGAAGCGACGCTGGGCGTGTTGCGCATCCGGCTGCGATCGGATCGCGACCAGATCGAACGGAAACTCGAGCTTCTCGGCCGCGATCCCACGCTCAAACGACTCTATCTGGTGCCCGGCGGCGGCGATCGTGATCTGCTCGATTTCCTCGCCACCCAGCGTTTCCTGCTCGGACTCGATTTCCTCGCCGTCATCGACACCGCCGCGACCTCGGGCCCGAACGAGCCGGCGCTCTCGATCGGGGCCCGCGCCCCGGTGCTCTACCTCGGCCGACCGGTCGGTCAGGTCCGCGGAGGCGTCACCCTCAATCAGGCCTACCTCGAGGGCCTCCGGCAGACGAGCGGGGTCGAGCTGGTGCTCCGCGACACGACCGGACGAGCGATCGCTTCGACGCTCGGCGGCCGCGAGAGTGTCGCTCCGCAATCCACCGAGCGGCCGGCGCGGGTGCGGCTCACGGACGGGTGGTTCGAGGCGCGCGACCAGCAGCTGGATCTGGGGGAAGGCGCGCGCGCGCGGATCACCGCGCTGCTCTCCACGGCATCGGCCGACCGCACCATCGGCGCGCTCCAGGCGACCTGTGCCGTACTCGGGCTGCTGAGCGTGGCGCTCGCCGCGCTGCTGGGCGCGGTGTGGTCGTGGCAACTGTCGCGTCCGGTGGAACGGCTGGCGAACTTCGCCACGCGCATGGCGCGCGGGGAGTCGGATCCTCCGCTGGAGCCGGAGCCGATTCGCGAGCTCGAAACGCTGGTGCGCGCGCTCGATCGCATGCGGGGCGATCTGGCCGAATCCCGCGCGCGTCTCCAGGCGAGCGAGCGACAGGCCGCCTGGAGCCAGATGGCTCGCGCCGTCGCTCACGAGATCAAGAATCCGCTCACCCCGATCGCGGTTTCGGTCGCCGATCTCAAACGCAGCTACGAACTCCACCGCCCGGACTTCGCCGAGATCCTGAACGGCGCGGTTCGCACCATCGATGACGAGGTCCTGCACCTGAAGCGGCTCCTGAACGAGTTCAGCGCGCTCGGCTCCCTGCCCCCTCCGACCCCGGCGGCGTGCAGCGCGCGCGCGCTGTGCGAGGACCTCGGCGCCCTCTACGGTCATGAGATCGCGGCCGGACGGCTCGCGATCTCGGCGCCGGCGGACGATCCGCCGTGGCGGGCCGATCGCGGCCAGATCCGGCAGGCGCTCGTCAATCTGGTGAAGAACGGCCTCGAAGCGACCGAGCCTTCGGGGCATGTCCGGGTCGCGGCTGATGCGGATCGCGGGGCGATCGAATGGGTGGTCGCGGACGACGGTCCCGGGCTCGACGAGTCGCAGAAGCGCCGCCTGTTCGTACCCGAGTTCACCACCAAGCCCGGGGGAAGCGGCCTCGGCCTCACGATCGTGGAGCGGATCGCCAGCGATCACGGCGGAGCGATTCGGGTCGAATCCGAACCCGGACGAGGAACCTCCTTCCACCTCCGACTGCCGCTCCAACGCGGAGCCTGA
- a CDS encoding M56 family metallopeptidase: protein MDAIRILVQWLTATIDWRWMVGVALRVTVVVAVGQSLLALMPRASASLRHLIAVTSLAAALLIPLSTPLLPAWRLPLLPAPVGAPPSAGPATPTRAGAASPTRPHSGSFAQDTPARRLGAASSSSLAHVREMPAGAAWTATSWASAVAALVALVAFLLLARIGALLAFAQWVYARAQSIEHPHVIEEFERARQELGLRSSVGVRASARVRVPAVTGIVAGRLLLPIGAPEWDRQRLRAVFLHELAHVQRCDSIAMLIVRSAEALFWFHPLVILLARSAQRDCERACDDVVLSRGVRASEYARHLLEIAGRARGAGFMGLTLAFARPSSFESRLLAILRNDRARGRLSGRAVAGAGIAALLLTLPLAAARVVASPARPWRVATNSAAPRTSTAVETHTSSSIALGEVTRTLETGVPAPDPADRSLANGLPPAQQPLKDEDLYGRAKKLYEQERYGDAGEVYERAAAAGIRTGSAYYNAACSFALDGQKNRALGDLVSALEAGFDQTDMLQTDSDLNSIRSDRRFQLILKGQAGTDRNLEKLNDASSEYSSLKAENSTDAVAWKSVGISLMRSGDSRLAADAFARQFAVDSSASAHYNQACALALGGRTAQALDALECALAGGYDDPGHIPEDADLVSLHDSPRFDQLVQIAEDLNLHGEGYGDWENVDSWREALPHYQRIAEKHPGFGRAWFNLGFAQLRARDPRASRASFLRALDHGYRVGPTCYNVACASAQLGESDTAFAWLNRAAELGYDVSSTARNDKDLDPLRSDARFRALIESDDHRVASKKGSGHKKS from the coding sequence ATGGACGCGATCCGGATTCTCGTGCAGTGGCTCACCGCCACGATCGATTGGCGCTGGATGGTGGGGGTCGCCCTTCGCGTGACCGTAGTCGTGGCTGTTGGGCAGTCGCTTCTCGCGCTGATGCCTCGGGCCTCGGCTTCGCTCCGTCACCTGATCGCGGTCACGTCGCTCGCGGCGGCGCTGCTCATCCCGCTCTCCACTCCCCTCCTGCCCGCCTGGCGCCTGCCCCTGCTGCCGGCGCCGGTTGGCGCGCCGCCCTCGGCAGGGCCCGCCACTCCGACCCGCGCGGGAGCTGCCTCGCCTACGCGTCCCCATTCGGGCAGCTTCGCGCAGGATACGCCGGCGAGGCGACTTGGCGCGGCCTCTTCCTCCTCGCTCGCTCACGTCCGCGAAATGCCGGCGGGAGCGGCGTGGACCGCGACGTCGTGGGCCTCGGCCGTCGCGGCTCTGGTCGCGCTGGTGGCGTTCCTGCTGTTGGCGAGAATCGGGGCGCTGCTCGCGTTCGCCCAGTGGGTCTACGCGCGTGCGCAGTCGATCGAGCATCCTCACGTGATCGAGGAGTTCGAGCGCGCCCGGCAGGAACTGGGGCTTCGCAGTTCCGTGGGCGTGAGAGCCAGCGCGCGGGTCCGGGTACCGGCCGTGACCGGAATCGTCGCCGGCCGATTGCTGCTTCCGATCGGCGCGCCGGAATGGGATCGCCAGCGGCTGCGCGCCGTCTTCCTTCACGAGCTGGCGCACGTCCAGCGATGTGACTCGATCGCGATGCTGATCGTGCGCTCGGCCGAAGCGCTCTTCTGGTTCCACCCGCTGGTGATCCTGCTGGCGCGTTCGGCGCAACGGGATTGCGAGCGAGCCTGCGATGACGTGGTGCTGTCGCGCGGAGTGCGAGCTTCGGAATATGCGCGTCATCTGCTCGAGATCGCGGGCCGTGCCCGCGGCGCCGGCTTCATGGGTCTCACCCTCGCCTTCGCGCGGCCCTCGAGCTTCGAGTCGCGGCTGCTGGCGATTCTTCGCAACGATCGAGCTCGCGGGCGCCTGTCGGGTCGCGCGGTGGCCGGCGCCGGGATCGCGGCCCTGCTCCTCACCCTGCCGCTGGCGGCGGCGCGAGTGGTGGCGTCGCCGGCGCGCCCCTGGCGCGTCGCGACGAATTCGGCGGCGCCCCGCACTTCGACCGCCGTCGAGACGCACACCTCCAGTTCGATCGCCCTCGGCGAGGTCACCCGCACGCTCGAGACCGGCGTCCCGGCCCCCGATCCCGCGGATCGGTCGCTGGCCAATGGGCTGCCCCCGGCTCAGCAACCGCTCAAGGATGAGGATCTTTACGGGCGGGCGAAGAAATTGTACGAACAGGAGCGGTACGGCGACGCCGGCGAGGTGTACGAGCGCGCCGCCGCGGCCGGCATTCGCACCGGCAGCGCATACTACAACGCGGCGTGCAGCTTCGCCCTCGACGGCCAGAAGAATCGGGCGCTCGGGGATCTGGTGTCGGCGCTCGAGGCCGGCTTCGATCAGACCGACATGCTGCAGACCGATTCGGATCTCAATTCGATCCGCTCCGATCGTCGCTTTCAACTGATCCTGAAAGGTCAGGCTGGAACCGACAGGAATCTCGAGAAGCTGAACGATGCGAGTTCCGAGTATTCGTCGCTCAAGGCGGAGAATTCGACCGACGCCGTCGCCTGGAAGTCGGTGGGAATATCGCTGATGCGTTCGGGTGACAGCCGCCTCGCGGCCGATGCGTTCGCCCGGCAGTTCGCGGTCGACTCCTCGGCCTCGGCTCACTACAACCAGGCCTGCGCACTGGCGCTGGGAGGACGGACCGCCCAGGCGCTCGACGCTCTCGAGTGCGCGCTCGCTGGCGGCTACGACGATCCGGGCCACATCCCCGAGGACGCCGACTTGGTCTCGCTTCACGATTCGCCGCGCTTCGACCAGCTCGTTCAGATCGCCGAGGATCTGAACCTCCACGGCGAAGGCTACGGTGACTGGGAGAATGTCGACTCCTGGCGGGAAGCCCTTCCTCACTACCAGCGGATAGCCGAGAAGCATCCCGGATTCGGTCGCGCCTGGTTCAATCTCGGCTTCGCTCAGCTTCGCGCGCGTGATCCCCGCGCGAGTCGCGCCTCGTTCCTGCGGGCACTGGATCACGGCTACCGCGTCGGGCCGACCTGCTACAACGTGGCCTGCGCTTCGGCGCAGCTCGGGGAATCCGACACGGCGTTCGCGTGGTTGAATCGGGCGGCGGAGCTGGGCTACGACGTGTCCTCGACCGCTCGCAACGACAAGGATCTCGACCCGCTGCGCTCCGATGCCCGCTTCCGGGCGTTGATCGAGAGCGACGATCACCGCGTGGCCTCGAAGAAGGGCTCGGGCCACAAGAAGAGCTGA
- a CDS encoding BlaI/MecI/CopY family transcriptional regulator, with protein sequence MKRLSTLSRREREILDIVYRSSAATASEVRALMADPPGYSAVRATLRILEQKGVLKHEHDGKRYVYRPRLARDKAREGALEHLLTTFFEGSVSGAVLTLLDRPDLQLSETDVERISNLIERARKEGR encoded by the coding sequence ATGAAGCGTCTGTCCACGCTGAGTCGCCGCGAACGGGAGATTCTCGACATCGTCTACCGGTCGAGCGCCGCCACCGCCTCGGAAGTCCGGGCGTTGATGGCCGACCCGCCCGGTTATTCGGCGGTGCGCGCCACGCTCCGCATCCTCGAGCAGAAGGGCGTGCTGAAGCACGAGCACGACGGGAAGCGGTATGTCTATCGCCCGCGTCTGGCGCGTGACAAGGCTCGCGAAGGGGCGCTCGAGCACCTGCTCACGACCTTCTTCGAGGGCTCGGTATCGGGCGCGGTGCTGACCCTGCTCGACCGGCCGGATCTGCAATTGTCGGAGACCGATGTCGAGCGCATCTCGAACCTGATCGAGCGGGCGCGCAAGGAGGGCCGCTGA